In the Microcaecilia unicolor chromosome 10, aMicUni1.1, whole genome shotgun sequence genome, one interval contains:
- the GPR171 gene encoding probable G-protein coupled receptor 171 — translation MMPAPSSNVSQCSVYGQMEPFTYFYYLVFLVGFIGSCVALWAFTRGDTSRKCISIYLINLLTADFLLTLALPFKIAVDLGIAPWKLKIFHCQVTACIIYINMYLSITFLAFVSMDRCLQIINSSKFYQIQKHGFAKMISTVVWALILLIMVPNMLIPIKSITEKPTVGCMEFKQKLGRDWHVLTNFISIAIFFNFSAIILASNFLAIKQLYKHKDTDDYQNTKQALVNILLVTAGYIICFLPYHIVRIPYTLSQNDVITDCALKQYLFKAKESTLLLSVSNLCFDPILYFYLSKPFRSNVTRTFTAQKKVRQKDTEELNL, via the coding sequence ATGATGCCAGCACCTTCAAGCAACGTTTCACAATGCTCAGTCTATGGCCAAATGGAACCATTTACATATTTTTACTACTTAGTTTTCCTGGTTGGATTTATTGGAAGTTGTGTTGCACTCTGGGCTTTCACTCGAGGAGACACGAGCCGAAAGTGCATAAGCATCTACCTTATTAACCTACTAACTGCCGACTTCTTATTGACGCTAGCCTTGCCATTTAAGATTGCTGTTGACTTGGGCATTGCTCCTTGGAAACTGAAGATATTTCACTGCCAGGTCACGGCCTGCATCATCTACATTAATATGTATTTATCAATCACGTTTCTGGCTTTTGTCAGCATGGACCGCTGCCTTCAGATAATAAATAGTTCCAAGTTTTATCAAATACAAAAGCATGGGTTCGCCAAAATGATATCTACAGTAGTGTGGGCGCTCATTCTTCTTATCATGGTTCCAAACATGTTAATTCCTATCAAAAGTATTACAGAAAAACCAACTGTGGGTTGCATGGAATTCAAACAGAAGCTTGGACGAGACTGGCATGTGTTGACTAACTTCATAAGCATTGCAATATTCTTTAACTTCTCAGCAATTATTTTAGCTTCAAATTTTCTAGCTATCAAACAACTGTACAAACACAAAGATACAGATGATTATCAAAATACAAAACAAGCTCTGGTGAATATCCTGTTAGTGACTGCAGGGTACATCATATGTTTCCTACCTTACCACATTGTTCGCATTCCATATACTTTAAGCCAGAATGATGTGATTACAGACTGTGCTTTGAAACAATACCTCTTTAAAGCAAAGGAGTCTACCTTGCTGCTGTCTGTGTCAAACTTGTGTTTTGATCCGATTTTATATTTTTACCTCTCTAAACCTTTCAGATCAAATGTAACTAGGACATTCACAGCACAGAAGAAAGTAAGACAGAAGGACACGGAAGAACTAAATTTATAA